In Paracoccus aerodenitrificans, the following are encoded in one genomic region:
- the glgB gene encoding 1,4-alpha-glucan branching protein GlgB, producing MSKQQGNGPGSQQDNSESDLTAPPPISRDRAQALADGRDAEPFHWLGPHPAGDGWRVMAVDHGAAEMSIATIHGVYPMDPVHDIAGLFAGIMPDPTPYLLKGTDGQAEWEYEDPYRFGPVLGQIDEYLIGEGTHHQLWLALGAHVIKHQGVSGTHFAVWAPNARRVAVLGDFNGWDARRHGMRRRGLTGVWEIFIPNIGDGTAYKFAITGAHGEPMPQKADPVGFGAEHPPATASVVREIGNYDWRDTAWMDRRAKAQSISAPISVYEVHLGSWKRVTEDGNRPLSYLEHARDLIPYVVGMGFTHLELMPVSEFPFDGSWGYQPIGLYAPTIRFGTPDEFRALIDTAHEAGIGVLLDWVPGHFPTDAHGLGRFDGTALYEHADPREGFHQDWNTLIYNYGRREVSNYLTANALYWLEEFHIDGLRVDAVASMLYRDYSRKEGEWVPNIHGGRENLEAIDFLRGVNTVAYGTVPGIMTVAEESTSFPGVSRPADTGGLGFGFKWNMGWMNDTLSYIRHEPVHRSHHHNQLTFGLVYAFSENFILPISHDEVVHGKGSMLDKMPGDDWQKFANLRAYYGFMWTHPGKKLLFMGCEFAQRREWNHDSSLDWHLLEDPRHKGVQSLIRDLNRIYRDLPALHKRDAQTEGFGWIEGGAAAESVLAYARYGEDGDVPVVVICNFTPVPRHGWTLGLPRDGKWRLRLNSDAGVYGGSNMQTAQIVTADGEEYQGYDQSAMIDLPPLSVLIYEAV from the coding sequence ATGAGCAAGCAGCAAGGCAACGGGCCGGGCAGCCAGCAGGATAACTCTGAGTCCGATCTGACCGCGCCACCGCCGATTTCCCGTGACCGTGCGCAGGCGCTTGCGGATGGCCGCGATGCCGAGCCGTTCCACTGGCTGGGGCCGCATCCTGCCGGTGATGGCTGGCGGGTCATGGCGGTGGATCACGGTGCCGCCGAGATGTCGATCGCGACAATCCACGGCGTTTATCCGATGGATCCGGTTCATGACATCGCCGGACTTTTCGCGGGGATCATGCCCGACCCGACCCCCTATCTGCTGAAAGGCACTGACGGGCAGGCTGAATGGGAATATGAGGACCCCTATCGCTTCGGCCCGGTACTTGGCCAAATCGACGAATATCTGATCGGAGAAGGCACGCATCATCAGCTCTGGCTGGCGCTTGGGGCGCATGTCATCAAGCATCAGGGTGTCAGCGGGACGCATTTCGCGGTCTGGGCGCCGAATGCCCGCCGTGTCGCGGTTCTGGGCGATTTCAATGGCTGGGATGCTCGACGCCACGGCATGCGGCGGCGCGGTCTGACCGGCGTATGGGAAATCTTCATCCCGAATATCGGCGACGGCACGGCCTATAAATTCGCCATCACCGGCGCACATGGAGAGCCGATGCCTCAGAAAGCGGACCCGGTCGGGTTCGGGGCGGAACACCCGCCCGCAACGGCTTCGGTCGTGCGCGAAATCGGGAATTACGACTGGCGCGACACAGCATGGATGGACCGCCGCGCAAAGGCGCAGAGCATCTCGGCCCCGATCTCGGTCTATGAGGTGCATTTGGGAAGCTGGAAGCGCGTGACCGAAGACGGCAATCGCCCGCTTTCTTATCTGGAACATGCTCGGGACCTGATCCCATATGTCGTCGGGATGGGCTTCACCCATCTGGAGCTGATGCCGGTTTCCGAATTTCCCTTCGACGGATCCTGGGGCTACCAGCCGATCGGGCTTTATGCGCCGACCATCCGCTTCGGCACGCCGGATGAGTTCCGCGCCCTGATCGACACCGCGCATGAGGCGGGCATCGGTGTGCTGCTCGACTGGGTGCCGGGGCATTTTCCGACCGATGCGCATGGTCTGGGACGTTTCGACGGCACCGCGCTTTACGAACATGCCGACCCTCGCGAGGGGTTTCATCAGGACTGGAATACGCTGATCTATAATTACGGCCGGCGTGAGGTGTCCAACTATCTGACCGCGAATGCGCTGTACTGGCTGGAAGAGTTCCATATTGACGGGCTGCGTGTGGATGCGGTCGCCTCGATGCTGTACCGGGATTATTCCCGCAAGGAGGGCGAATGGGTGCCCAATATCCACGGCGGGCGCGAAAATCTTGAGGCGATAGATTTCCTGCGCGGGGTCAACACTGTTGCTTACGGCACCGTGCCGGGGATCATGACGGTGGCCGAGGAATCCACCTCTTTTCCCGGCGTCTCGCGGCCTGCGGATACGGGCGGGCTGGGTTTCGGTTTCAAATGGAATATGGGCTGGATGAACGATACGCTCAGCTATATCCGGCACGAACCTGTGCATCGCAGTCACCATCACAACCAGCTTACATTCGGTCTGGTCTACGCGTTTTCAGAGAATTTCATCCTGCCGATCAGCCATGACGAGGTGGTGCACGGCAAGGGCTCGATGCTGGACAAGATGCCGGGAGATGACTGGCAGAAATTCGCAAATTTGCGTGCCTATTACGGGTTCATGTGGACCCATCCGGGCAAGAAGCTGCTGTTCATGGGATGCGAATTCGCACAGCGGCGCGAGTGGAACCATGACTCGTCGCTGGACTGGCATTTGCTGGAAGACCCCAGACATAAGGGCGTGCAATCGCTGATCCGCGATCTGAACCGGATATACCGGGACCTGCCCGCCCTGCATAAGCGCGACGCACAGACCGAAGGCTTCGGCTGGATCGAGGGCGGTGCAGCGGCGGAATCCGTTCTCGCCTATGCACGTTACGGAGAGGATGGCGACGTGCCTGTCGTCGTGATCTGCAATTTCACCCCGGTGCCACGCCACGGTTGGACGCTTGGCTTGCCGCGCGACGGCAAGTGGCGGTTGCGGCTGAACAGCGATGCCGGGGTCTATGGCGGGTCGAATATGCAAACCGCGCAGATCGTCACGGCGGATGGCGAGGAATATCAGGGCTATGATCAGTCCGCGATGATCGACCTGCCGCCTCTTTCGGTCCTGATCTACGAAGCTGTCTGA
- the glgC gene encoding glucose-1-phosphate adenylyltransferase, with translation MTLHRPNRLSSRAMAYVLAGGRGSRLKELTDRRAKPAVYFGGKSRIIDFALSNALNSGIRKMAVATQYKAHSLIRHLNRGWSFFRSERNEFLDILPASQQMDEENWYRGTADAVAQNIHIIDSYDVDFLVVLAGDHIYKMDYELMLRQHVDSGADVTVGCLTVPRSEASAFGVMDVDAEGRIVSFLEKPADPPGMPDDPDSTLASMGIYVFDWKFLRELLRKDAADPNSSHDFGHDLIPQIVKNGKAVAHRFTESCVRSSSDAPAYWRDVGTIDAFWQANIDLTDFSPELDLYDRDWPIWTYGEITPPAKFIHDDEDRRGHAVSSMVSGGCIISGSEVRNSLLFTGVKANSYSTLRSVVAMPYVNIGRHVRLKDVVIDRGADIPEGLVVGEDRDEDAKWFRVTDSGVTLITQDMLDRRAAGQ, from the coding sequence ATGACACTGCACCGTCCCAACCGTCTCTCATCGCGTGCAATGGCCTATGTCCTGGCCGGAGGGCGCGGATCGCGCCTGAAGGAACTGACTGACCGCCGCGCGAAGCCCGCCGTCTATTTCGGCGGCAAGTCCCGCATCATCGACTTCGCCCTGTCCAACGCGCTGAATTCCGGCATCCGCAAGATGGCCGTTGCGACGCAATACAAGGCACACAGCCTGATCCGGCACCTGAACCGGGGCTGGTCCTTCTTCCGGTCCGAGCGCAATGAGTTTCTGGATATCCTGCCCGCCTCGCAGCAGATGGATGAGGAAAACTGGTATCGCGGCACGGCCGATGCCGTCGCGCAGAATATCCATATCATCGACAGCTACGATGTGGATTTTCTGGTCGTTCTGGCCGGGGACCATATCTACAAAATGGATTACGAGCTGATGCTGCGACAGCATGTCGACAGCGGCGCCGATGTGACGGTCGGCTGTCTGACCGTCCCGCGCAGCGAGGCGTCCGCCTTCGGGGTCATGGATGTCGATGCCGAGGGGCGCATCGTCTCGTTTCTGGAAAAGCCCGCCGACCCGCCGGGCATGCCCGACGATCCGGATTCGACGCTGGCGTCGATGGGGATTTATGTGTTCGACTGGAAATTTCTGCGCGAACTGTTGCGGAAAGACGCCGCCGATCCGAATTCCAGCCATGATTTCGGCCATGACCTGATCCCCCAGATCGTAAAGAACGGCAAGGCCGTCGCGCATCGCTTTACCGAAAGCTGTGTCCGCAGCTCTTCCGACGCACCGGCCTATTGGCGCGATGTCGGCACGATCGACGCGTTCTGGCAGGCCAATATCGACCTGACGGATTTCTCGCCCGAGTTGGATCTGTATGACCGCGACTGGCCGATCTGGACCTATGGCGAGATCACCCCGCCCGCCAAATTCATCCATGACGATGAGGACAGGCGCGGCCATGCAGTCAGTTCGATGGTGTCCGGGGGCTGCATTATCTCTGGTTCCGAGGTCCGCAACTCGCTGCTGTTTACCGGGGTGAAGGCGAACAGCTATTCCACGCTGCGGTCGGTCGTGGCGATGCCCTATGTGAATATCGGACGGCATGTCAGGCTGAAAGATGTGGTGATAGATCGCGGCGCCGATATCCCCGAAGGTCTGGTCGTCGGAGAGGATCGTGACGAGGATGCGAAATGGTTCCGCGTAACCGATAGCGGAGTGACGCTGATTACGCAGGATATGCTGGACCGGCGGGCGGCAGGGCAATGA
- the glgA gene encoding glycogen synthase GlgA: MSAAANPDRKPVSPRDRARPASGNVLSVASEAAPLIKTGGLADVVGALPAALAPLGWRLRTLLPAYPGLSAKLSDARQVWSDADLFGGPAQMLAGMVGDLDILLLDAPHLFDREGGIYGTPSGEDWPDNPARFAALSWAAARIAKDGLSDGWRPDLLHCHDWQSGFAPLWTRGSVPSVMTIHNIAFQGIAPASQLEALRLPPEGFTPDGYEYWGQISALKAGLIHADAITTVSPSYAAELTTPEFGFGLEGVIRGRADVLSGILNGIDDAVWNPAIDDQIPARYSAGDMEGKTLSAASLRTEFGLDPEGGPLFIVVSRLTRQKGLDLLLETIPGLVARGGQLAVLGSGEPDLQDGFLRAAKAHPGRVAVRIGYDEALSHRMFAGGDVVLVPSRFEPCGLTQIYGLAYGTLPLVARTGGLADTVIDANDAALRAGVATGLQFAPVTADALSLALRRASALYDQSAIWQRMVRRAMAHPVGWDASARNYAALYDRLTTG; encoded by the coding sequence ATGAGCGCTGCCGCGAATCCCGACCGGAAACCGGTTTCGCCTCGCGACCGGGCAAGGCCTGCCAGTGGCAATGTCCTGTCGGTCGCCTCGGAAGCTGCGCCGCTGATCAAGACCGGAGGGCTTGCGGATGTGGTCGGCGCATTGCCTGCTGCGCTCGCCCCTCTTGGCTGGCGTTTGCGGACGCTTCTGCCCGCCTATCCCGGCTTGTCGGCAAAGCTGAGCGATGCTCGGCAGGTCTGGTCCGATGCGGATCTGTTCGGCGGCCCGGCGCAGATGCTTGCGGGCATGGTGGGCGATCTGGACATTCTGCTGCTGGACGCGCCGCATCTTTTCGACCGCGAGGGCGGTATTTACGGCACACCGAGCGGCGAGGACTGGCCCGACAATCCGGCCCGCTTCGCCGCGTTAAGCTGGGCCGCTGCCCGGATCGCCAAGGACGGGCTAAGCGATGGCTGGCGACCCGATCTGCTGCATTGCCATGACTGGCAGTCCGGCTTTGCCCCGCTTTGGACACGGGGTTCCGTCCCTTCGGTCATGACCATCCACAATATCGCCTTTCAGGGCATCGCGCCCGCCAGCCAGCTTGAAGCGCTGCGCCTGCCGCCCGAGGGGTTCACACCCGACGGTTACGAGTATTGGGGCCAGATCAGCGCCCTCAAGGCCGGGCTGATCCATGCCGATGCCATCACCACCGTATCGCCAAGCTATGCCGCCGAGCTGACCACGCCGGAATTCGGCTTCGGTCTGGAAGGGGTGATACGCGGACGGGCGGATGTATTGTCGGGCATCCTGAACGGGATAGACGATGCGGTCTGGAATCCCGCCATCGACGACCAGATCCCCGCCCGATACAGCGCCGGTGATATGGAGGGCAAAACCCTCTCGGCCGCGTCCTTGCGCACGGAATTCGGGCTGGACCCCGAGGGCGGCCCGCTTTTCATCGTGGTCAGCCGCCTGACCCGCCAGAAAGGTCTGGATCTTCTGCTGGAGACCATTCCGGGCCTTGTCGCCAGAGGCGGACAACTGGCGGTCCTTGGCTCGGGTGAGCCGGATCTGCAGGACGGTTTCCTGCGTGCGGCAAAAGCGCATCCGGGCCGGGTCGCGGTCAGAATCGGCTATGATGAGGCGCTCTCGCATCGCATGTTCGCAGGCGGAGACGTGGTGCTTGTCCCGTCGCGCTTCGAGCCTTGCGGGCTGACGCAGATATACGGTCTGGCCTATGGGACGCTGCCACTTGTGGCGCGGACGGGCGGGCTGGCGGATACGGTCATCGACGCCAATGACGCGGCGCTGCGGGCAGGCGTGGCGACCGGGCTTCAATTCGCGCCGGTCACCGCCGATGCGCTGTCGCTGGCACTTCGACGCGCTTCAGCCCTTTACGATCAGTCGGCAATCTGGCAGCGAATGGTCCGCCGGGCGATGGCTCATCCTGTCGGATGGGATGCCTCGGCCCGCAACTATGCGGCGCTCTATGACAGGCTGACCACAGGCTGA
- the glgX gene encoding glycogen debranching protein GlgX gives MTETDYRITSGSSDRLGAHPINGGVNFAVFSANAERIEICLFSPDGQRELQRLTLPDRLGDIWNGFIPSLPEGALYGLRTYGPFAPEQGHRFNPAKLLLDPYARRLSGRLIHDDALLGYVSNAAQADLSVDERDSAPFMPKCVVTPDQPPLPRGRRTPRDRVILYEAHPKGMTAANPAVAQTQQGKFSGLASDAVISHLQRLGITTLELLPVQAHADEAFLLRQSLSNYWGYNTMAFFAPEADYTAKGDPAEFRDMVARLHNAGIEVVIDVVYNHTAEGNELGPTLSFRGLDNASYYRLMPDNPRFYINDTGTGNTLNCTHPMVIRMVLDSLRYWVEIMGVDGFRFDLATVLGREPGGFAREGRFLTALRQDPVLANIRLIAEPWDVGPGGYQLGAFPPPFLEWNDRFRDTARGFWRGDGNIAQLAERMTGSAPIFDHSGRAPQASINFVTAHDGFTLADLTAYDRKHNEANHEGNRDGHNDNLSDNMGHEGPTGDDAINQARARRRRNMLATLMLSQGTPMLLGGDEIANSQDGNNNAYCQDNRIGWIGWENADDALASFTARLTALRHAHPVLHQRRFLHSSDLPDGKRDLVWHLPDGAEPTDADWQNPTLRTLGLELRMASDMPGRDAWRDEVAFIVVNGSEDPARMQLPDPEGRVWMRVLDTDAPFAQDRHESGPSAQVAANSIAVFMPEGDPA, from the coding sequence ATGACTGAAACCGACTATAGGATCACCTCCGGCAGTTCCGACCGGCTGGGGGCGCATCCCATCAATGGCGGGGTGAACTTCGCTGTATTTTCCGCCAATGCCGAGCGGATCGAGATCTGCCTGTTCTCCCCCGACGGACAGCGCGAATTGCAGCGCCTGACCCTTCCCGACCGGTTGGGCGATATCTGGAACGGGTTCATCCCCAGCCTGCCAGAGGGCGCGTTATACGGGCTGCGCACCTATGGGCCTTTCGCGCCGGAACAGGGGCATCGCTTCAACCCGGCAAAGCTGCTGCTGGACCCTTATGCGCGGCGCCTGTCAGGGCGGCTAATCCATGACGATGCGCTTCTAGGGTATGTCAGCAACGCGGCGCAGGCGGATCTCTCGGTCGATGAGCGGGATTCAGCGCCGTTCATGCCGAAATGCGTCGTAACCCCGGACCAGCCGCCCCTGCCCCGTGGCCGCCGCACCCCGCGCGACCGGGTGATCCTCTATGAGGCGCATCCGAAAGGCATGACCGCCGCCAACCCCGCCGTGGCACAGACGCAGCAGGGGAAGTTTTCGGGGCTTGCCTCGGATGCGGTGATCTCGCATCTCCAGCGGCTCGGGATCACCACGCTGGAGCTTCTGCCGGTGCAGGCCCATGCCGATGAGGCGTTCCTGCTGCGTCAGAGCCTCAGCAATTACTGGGGCTATAACACGATGGCCTTTTTCGCGCCCGAGGCGGATTACACCGCAAAGGGCGACCCGGCAGAGTTCCGCGACATGGTTGCCCGCCTGCATAATGCCGGGATCGAAGTCGTGATCGACGTGGTTTATAACCACACCGCCGAGGGAAACGAGTTGGGGCCGACCCTGTCCTTTCGCGGGCTGGACAATGCCAGCTATTACCGGCTGATGCCGGATAATCCGCGCTTCTACATCAACGATACCGGCACCGGAAACACACTGAACTGCACTCATCCGATGGTGATCCGCATGGTGCTGGATTCGCTGCGCTACTGGGTCGAGATCATGGGCGTGGACGGGTTCCGCTTTGATCTGGCCACGGTTCTGGGACGCGAGCCGGGCGGTTTTGCGCGGGAGGGGCGCTTTCTGACGGCGCTGCGGCAGGATCCGGTTCTGGCGAATATCCGCCTGATCGCCGAACCTTGGGATGTCGGTCCCGGAGGCTATCAGCTTGGCGCATTTCCGCCGCCTTTTCTTGAATGGAATGACCGCTTCCGCGATACGGCTCGGGGCTTCTGGCGCGGCGACGGCAATATCGCGCAACTGGCCGAGCGGATGACCGGCTCTGCCCCGATCTTCGACCACAGCGGACGCGCCCCTCAGGCCAGTATCAATTTCGTGACCGCTCATGACGGTTTCACACTGGCCGATCTGACCGCCTATGACCGGAAGCATAACGAGGCCAATCACGAGGGAAATCGCGACGGCCATAACGACAACCTCTCAGATAATATGGGACATGAGGGGCCGACCGGCGACGACGCCATCAATCAGGCCCGCGCCAGACGCCGCCGCAATATGCTGGCGACGCTGATGCTGTCTCAGGGAACGCCGATGCTGCTTGGCGGCGACGAAATCGCCAATAGTCAGGACGGCAACAATAACGCCTATTGTCAGGATAACCGGATCGGCTGGATCGGCTGGGAGAATGCCGATGACGCGCTTGCATCCTTCACCGCAAGGCTGACCGCCCTGCGCCATGCCCATCCGGTCCTGCATCAGCGCCGTTTTCTGCACTCATCGGATCTGCCGGATGGGAAACGCGATCTTGTCTGGCATCTTCCCGACGGAGCCGAGCCGACAGATGCCGACTGGCAGAATCCCACGCTGAGGACATTGGGGCTGGAACTGCGCATGGCAAGCGACATGCCGGGCCGCGATGCCTGGCGCGATGAGGTCGCCTTTATCGTGGTCAATGGCAGCGAAGACCCGGCCCGCATGCAACTGCCCGACCCGGAGGGCCGCGTCTGGATGCGGGTTCTCGACACCGACGCCCCATTCGCGCAGGATCGCCACGAATCCGGCCCCTCCGCACAGGTCGCCGCCAATTCCATTGCCGTTTTCATGCCAGAGGGAGACCCCGCATGA
- a CDS encoding alpha-D-glucose phosphate-specific phosphoglucomutase, with translation MSVITVQTTPIEGQKPGTSGLRKKTRIFMQPHFLENFVQSIIDAIGGVQGKTLVLGGDGRYFNDRAAQVILRMCAAGGAAKMIVGRNALLSTPAASNLIRKRAADGGFIMSASHNPGGENEDFGLKFNGANGGPAPESVTDRIFVRTQDITEYRIFEGQDIDLSRIGTATLGGMEIDIVDPVADYATLMEQLFDFGAIRDLLSSGFTLRFDAMHAVTGPYATEILQNRLGAARDSVVNATPLPDFGGGHPDPNPVWAKDLMDVMMAKDAPDFGAASDGDGDRNMILGRGIYVTPSDSLAVLAANAHHAPGYAAGLSGVARSMPTSRAADLVAKKAGIGSYETPTGWKFFGNLLDAGRVTLCGEESAGTGSDHVREKDGLWAVLLWLNILAARKQSVQQILQDHWSEYGRNYYSRHDYEAVPSDKANALIERLRAMLNDLPGQECAGLTVEAADDFAYHDPIDESVSKHQGIRISFTDGSRIVMRLSGTGTEGATLRVYLERYQPADGRLDMSVDEALLPVIQAAEEIAQIRQHTDRDKPDVTT, from the coding sequence ATGAGTGTCATTACCGTCCAGACCACCCCTATCGAAGGCCAGAAGCCCGGCACATCGGGCCTGCGCAAGAAGACCCGGATCTTCATGCAGCCGCATTTTCTGGAGAATTTCGTGCAGTCGATCATCGATGCGATTGGCGGGGTGCAGGGCAAAACGCTGGTGCTGGGCGGCGATGGCCGTTACTTCAACGACCGCGCGGCGCAGGTCATTCTGCGGATGTGCGCCGCAGGCGGTGCCGCGAAGATGATCGTGGGGCGCAATGCCTTGCTGTCGACGCCTGCCGCCTCGAACCTGATCCGCAAAAGAGCTGCGGATGGCGGCTTTATCATGTCAGCCAGCCATAATCCGGGCGGCGAAAATGAAGATTTCGGGCTGAAATTCAATGGCGCGAATGGCGGTCCGGCACCCGAATCCGTCACTGACAGGATTTTCGTACGCACGCAGGACATCACCGAATACCGCATCTTCGAGGGGCAGGATATCGACCTGTCCCGCATCGGCACGGCCACGCTTGGCGGGATGGAGATCGATATCGTCGATCCGGTCGCGGACTATGCCACGCTGATGGAGCAGCTTTTCGATTTCGGCGCGATCCGGGATCTGCTGTCCTCCGGGTTTACGCTGCGATTTGACGCGATGCATGCCGTGACCGGCCCCTATGCCACCGAGATTCTGCAAAACCGTCTCGGCGCGGCCAGGGACAGCGTCGTCAACGCGACCCCCCTGCCCGATTTCGGCGGCGGGCATCCCGATCCGAACCCGGTCTGGGCGAAGGATCTGATGGATGTCATGATGGCCAAGGACGCCCCGGATTTCGGCGCGGCATCCGACGGCGATGGCGACCGCAACATGATCCTTGGCCGCGGGATCTATGTCACGCCTTCCGACAGCTTGGCCGTTCTGGCCGCCAATGCGCATCACGCGCCCGGCTATGCTGCCGGTCTTTCCGGGGTGGCGCGGTCAATGCCGACCTCTCGCGCTGCCGATCTGGTCGCGAAAAAGGCCGGGATCGGAAGCTATGAGACCCCGACCGGGTGGAAATTCTTCGGTAATCTTCTCGATGCGGGGCGCGTCACGCTCTGCGGTGAGGAATCGGCGGGGACCGGCTCGGATCATGTCCGCGAAAAGGACGGGCTTTGGGCGGTGCTGCTCTGGCTGAATATTCTGGCGGCCCGCAAGCAATCCGTTCAGCAGATCCTTCAGGATCACTGGTCGGAATATGGCCGCAATTATTACTCGCGCCACGATTATGAGGCCGTTCCCTCTGACAAGGCAAACGCCCTGATCGAGCGGCTTCGCGCCATGCTGAACGATCTGCCCGGTCAGGAATGCGCCGGGCTGACCGTCGAGGCCGCCGATGATTTCGCCTATCACGACCCGATCGACGAATCCGTATCGAAGCATCAGGGCATCCGGATCAGCTTCACCGATGGGTCGCGCATCGTGATGCGGCTTTCGGGGACAGGAACGGAGGGCGCGACGCTGCGGGTCTATCTGGAACGCTATCAACCCGCCGATGGTCGCCTTGATATGAGCGTCGATGAGGCTTTGCTGCCGGTCATTCAGGCTGCCGAGGAGATCGCGCAGATCCGTCAGCATACCGACCGTGACAAACCCGATGTGACCACCTGA